A portion of the Streptomyces sp. YPW6 genome contains these proteins:
- a CDS encoding recombinase family protein, with protein sequence MTPQQAPATFQGSPVDTDGEPWLGYIRVSTWKEEKISPELQRTAIEALARRAGYRIVGWIEDLDQTGRNFKRKIMKGIAAVERGEAKGIAVWKYSRFGRTRDGVPINLKRLEDAGGQLASATEEVDARTATGRLQRGILFEFAAYESDVRGEQWRETHDFRRYKLHLPATGRPRWGYIWAPRRVPDATSPTGWRLQEESYKAQPEAGPAVANCYRAYVDGETFYELVGQINGAGHRTVRGGLWTVQTLIRYMDSGFAAGLLRIHDPACTCPQEKRSNCTNTVFIPGAQEELISAELWQSYRERREEMKRTPPRARTPLYALTNLLKHRDCKGTMPAQSAERVVEGETANVLGYSYACGRRHNTGRAGCDGIWTTREHLEGLVRDWVAGEVADDVDDSPSVPAPRSSAPDPRITAARERARLEAEAAKLAQALTNLRADRAVNPDDYGPGEYESARDKIRQQQSVNVSAMERVASIESAPHRKDYEPLLIGLLDAWNDMKPVEMNALLKQVLRRVAVFRQNGVVGIEAHPVWEADPWEPRA encoded by the coding sequence GTGACACCACAGCAGGCACCAGCCACCTTCCAGGGCTCGCCCGTCGACACCGACGGCGAGCCCTGGCTCGGTTACATCAGGGTTTCGACCTGGAAAGAAGAGAAGATCTCGCCGGAGCTTCAGCGCACGGCAATTGAGGCGCTGGCCAGACGCGCCGGGTACCGCATCGTCGGCTGGATCGAGGATCTTGACCAGACCGGCCGAAACTTCAAGCGCAAGATCATGAAGGGTATCGCCGCCGTAGAGCGTGGCGAGGCCAAGGGCATCGCTGTGTGGAAGTACAGCCGCTTTGGCCGTACACGCGATGGCGTACCAATCAACCTCAAGCGCCTGGAGGACGCAGGCGGGCAACTCGCCTCCGCCACTGAGGAAGTTGACGCCCGGACCGCGACGGGCCGACTCCAGCGCGGCATCCTGTTCGAGTTTGCCGCCTATGAGTCCGACGTACGTGGCGAGCAATGGCGGGAGACCCACGACTTTCGCCGCTACAAGCTGCACCTGCCCGCCACCGGCCGGCCTCGCTGGGGATACATCTGGGCACCGCGCCGCGTCCCCGACGCCACCTCGCCGACCGGCTGGCGGCTCCAGGAGGAGAGCTATAAGGCGCAACCCGAAGCGGGGCCCGCCGTGGCCAACTGCTACCGGGCCTATGTAGACGGGGAGACGTTTTACGAACTTGTGGGGCAGATCAACGGGGCCGGTCACCGCACGGTACGCGGAGGGCTGTGGACCGTGCAGACCCTCATCCGCTATATGGACTCGGGATTCGCCGCCGGACTCCTGCGTATCCACGACCCGGCGTGCACCTGCCCGCAGGAAAAGCGCAGCAACTGCACGAACACCGTGTTCATCCCCGGCGCTCAAGAGGAACTGATCAGCGCGGAGCTGTGGCAGAGCTACCGCGAGCGACGGGAGGAGATGAAGAGGACCCCGCCGCGAGCGAGGACTCCGCTCTACGCACTGACAAATCTGCTCAAGCACCGCGACTGCAAAGGCACGATGCCAGCGCAGAGCGCCGAACGGGTCGTCGAGGGGGAGACGGCGAATGTGCTGGGCTACTCCTACGCCTGCGGGCGAAGGCACAACACCGGCCGCGCGGGTTGCGATGGCATCTGGACCACGCGCGAGCACCTGGAAGGGCTCGTGCGTGACTGGGTGGCTGGAGAGGTGGCCGACGACGTTGACGACAGCCCCTCGGTTCCGGCGCCCCGCAGCTCTGCCCCCGACCCTCGCATTACCGCGGCCCGCGAGCGGGCGCGGTTGGAGGCCGAGGCCGCGAAGCTTGCCCAGGCGCTCACCAACCTTCGCGCGGACCGTGCCGTGAACCCTGACGACTACGGGCCCGGGGAATACGAGTCCGCCCGCGACAAGATCCGGCAGCAGCAGAGCGTGAACGTCTCTGCGATGGAGCGTGTGGCCAGCATCGAGTCAGCGCCTCACCGCAAGGACTACGAGCCTCTGCTCATCGGGCTTCTGGATGCGTGGAACGACATGAAGCCGGTGGAGATGAACGCACTACTCAAGCAGGTGCTGCGCCGCGTCGCCGTCTTCCGGCAGAACGGCGTGGTCGGCATCGAGGCGCACCCCGTATGGGAGGCTGACCCCTGGGAGCCTCGCGCGTAG
- a CDS encoding exodeoxyribonuclease III, whose product MYTVTSVNVNGLRAAAKKGFVEWLAETEADVVCLQEVRAELAQLPEGVGAPEGWHTVHAPAAAKGRAGVSVYARQAPERVQIGFGGHGVPGAEEFDASGRYAEIDLPGVTVASLYLPSGEVGTERQDEKERFMAAFLPYLQGLKARAAADGREVVVCGDWNIAHQEADLKNWKANRKNSGFLPEERAWLTRVLEEAAYVDVVRSLHPDVEGPYSWWSYRGRAFDNDSGWRIDYQMATPGLAGRAVKAWVERAATHGERWSDHAPVTVVYER is encoded by the coding sequence TTGTACACAGTGACTTCTGTGAATGTTAATGGGCTCCGGGCCGCCGCCAAGAAGGGCTTCGTCGAGTGGCTGGCGGAGACCGAGGCCGATGTGGTCTGCCTCCAGGAAGTGCGGGCCGAGCTCGCCCAGCTCCCCGAGGGAGTGGGCGCCCCCGAGGGGTGGCACACCGTCCACGCGCCCGCCGCCGCCAAGGGCCGCGCGGGCGTCTCGGTCTACGCGCGGCAGGCCCCCGAGCGGGTGCAGATCGGCTTCGGCGGCCACGGGGTGCCCGGGGCCGAGGAGTTCGACGCGAGCGGCCGGTATGCGGAGATCGACCTCCCGGGGGTCACCGTCGCGAGTCTGTACCTGCCCTCCGGTGAGGTCGGCACCGAGCGGCAGGACGAGAAGGAGCGCTTCATGGCCGCGTTCCTTCCCTACCTCCAGGGGCTGAAGGCGCGGGCGGCCGCGGACGGCCGCGAGGTCGTGGTCTGCGGTGACTGGAACATCGCCCACCAGGAGGCCGACCTGAAGAACTGGAAGGCCAACCGCAAGAACTCCGGCTTCCTCCCCGAGGAGCGCGCCTGGCTGACCCGGGTCCTGGAGGAGGCCGCGTACGTGGACGTCGTGCGGTCGCTGCACCCGGACGTCGAGGGGCCGTACAGCTGGTGGTCCTACCGGGGGCGGGCCTTCGACAACGACAGCGGCTGGCGCATCGACTACCAGATGGCCACTCCGGGGCTGGCCGGGCGTGCGGTGAAGGCCTGGGTCGAGCGGGCGGCCACGCACGGCGAGCGCTGGAGCGACCACGCGCCGGTGACCGTCGTCTACGAGCGGTAG
- a CDS encoding MerR family transcriptional regulator: MEELAREAGITVRTLRFYRERGLIPPPRREGRIAWYDDHHLARLRTIAGLLERGHTLNGIADLAATFESGRDVAEVLGLGEPTEETPVRLTPEQLADYFEGEVTPENLAAALDLGYLATDGDEIVHISRRLLEVSAELVREGVPLSTVLSSGRRVREHAEALAEIFVRVLHAHAQETEPAQLRPLARAVVDAELSMALDRRLRREDGTQPPKT; this comes from the coding sequence ATGGAGGAGCTGGCCAGGGAAGCCGGCATCACCGTGCGGACCCTGCGCTTCTACCGGGAGCGCGGGCTGATCCCGCCACCTCGCCGCGAGGGCCGGATCGCCTGGTACGACGACCACCACCTGGCCCGGCTGCGGACCATCGCGGGCCTGCTGGAGCGCGGCCACACACTCAACGGCATCGCCGACCTGGCCGCCACCTTCGAGAGCGGCCGCGACGTCGCCGAAGTGCTGGGCCTGGGCGAACCGACCGAGGAGACCCCGGTCCGGCTCACCCCCGAGCAGCTCGCGGACTACTTCGAGGGCGAGGTCACGCCGGAGAACCTCGCCGCCGCACTGGACCTGGGCTATCTCGCCACCGACGGGGACGAGATCGTGCACATCAGCCGCCGCCTCCTGGAGGTGTCGGCCGAGCTGGTACGGGAAGGGGTGCCGCTGTCCACGGTGCTCTCCTCGGGCCGCCGCGTCCGCGAGCACGCGGAGGCGCTCGCGGAAATCTTCGTACGCGTACTGCATGCCCACGCACAGGAGACCGAACCCGCCCAACTCCGGCCCTTGGCCCGCGCGGTGGTGGACGCGGAGCTGTCGATGGCCCTGGACCGGAGGCTGCGCCGCGAGGACGGCACGCAGCCCCCGAAGACGTAG
- a CDS encoding NAD(P)/FAD-dependent oxidoreductase, whose amino-acid sequence MAQQEHVRVAVIGTGFGGLGAAVRLRREGITDFVVLERAASVGGTWRDNSYPGCACDVPSHLYSFSFAPNPDWPRTFSGQEHIRAYLERVADTFGLRPHIRLNHEVKLMSWDRENLYWVIESANGATLHADVVVSATGPLSDPKMPDIPGLDSFPGKVFHSARWDHDYDLAGKRVAMVGTGASAIQIVPAIQPKTAKLTLFQRTPPWVMPRMDRTISKAERALHRAVPATGTARRGLLWGIRELQVSAFTKHPDQLGLVEKIAKSNMARAIKDPALRAKLTPDYRIGCKRILLSSTYYPALAQPNVDVVASGLGEIRGSTVIAADGTEAEVDAIIFGTGFHVTDMPIAERVVGAEGITLAETWKDGMNSLRGATAAGFPNWMTIIGPNTGLGNSSMILMIESQLNYMADYLRQLDVLGGRAALDARAASVTAWNDKVQQRMKRTVWNTGGCTSWYLDEAGRNTTVWPGTTGEFRRQTRSVDLAEYDVVRAGGGQRAAGAGRVPEQPGRADRETVTAVAEAGPVAEEAAR is encoded by the coding sequence ATGGCCCAGCAGGAGCACGTACGTGTGGCGGTGATCGGAACCGGATTCGGGGGCCTGGGGGCCGCCGTCCGGCTGCGCCGCGAAGGCATCACCGATTTCGTCGTCCTGGAGCGGGCCGCCTCGGTCGGCGGGACCTGGCGGGACAACAGCTACCCCGGCTGCGCCTGCGACGTACCGTCCCACCTCTACTCCTTCTCCTTCGCGCCCAACCCGGACTGGCCGCGCACCTTCTCCGGCCAGGAGCACATCCGGGCCTACCTGGAGCGGGTGGCCGACACCTTCGGGCTCCGCCCGCACATCCGGCTGAACCACGAGGTGAAGCTGATGAGCTGGGACCGGGAGAACCTGTACTGGGTGATCGAGTCGGCCAACGGCGCCACGCTGCACGCCGATGTCGTCGTCTCCGCCACCGGTCCGCTCTCCGACCCCAAGATGCCCGACATACCCGGGCTCGACTCCTTCCCCGGCAAGGTCTTCCACTCCGCGCGCTGGGACCACGACTACGACCTGGCCGGCAAGCGCGTCGCGATGGTCGGAACCGGCGCCTCCGCGATCCAGATCGTCCCCGCGATACAGCCGAAGACCGCGAAGCTCACGCTCTTCCAGCGCACGCCGCCCTGGGTCATGCCGCGGATGGACCGCACCATCAGCAAGGCCGAGCGGGCCCTGCACCGGGCGGTCCCCGCCACCGGCACCGCGCGTCGCGGACTGCTCTGGGGCATAAGGGAGTTGCAGGTCAGCGCCTTCACCAAGCACCCCGACCAGCTGGGGCTGGTGGAGAAGATAGCCAAGTCCAACATGGCGCGGGCCATCAAGGACCCGGCGCTGCGGGCCAAACTGACCCCCGACTACCGCATCGGCTGCAAGCGGATCCTGCTCTCCAGCACCTACTACCCGGCGCTCGCCCAGCCCAATGTGGACGTGGTCGCCTCCGGGCTCGGCGAGATACGCGGCTCCACGGTGATCGCCGCCGACGGCACCGAGGCCGAGGTCGACGCGATCATCTTCGGCACCGGTTTCCACGTGACGGACATGCCGATCGCCGAACGGGTCGTCGGAGCGGAGGGCATCACCCTCGCCGAGACCTGGAAGGACGGGATGAACTCGCTGCGCGGCGCGACGGCCGCCGGGTTCCCCAACTGGATGACGATCATCGGCCCCAACACGGGCCTCGGGAACTCCTCGATGATCCTGATGATCGAGTCCCAGCTGAACTACATGGCCGACTACCTCCGTCAGCTGGACGTGCTGGGCGGACGCGCCGCGCTCGACGCCAGGGCCGCGTCCGTCACCGCGTGGAACGACAAGGTCCAGCAGCGGATGAAGCGCACGGTGTGGAACACCGGCGGCTGCACCAGCTGGTACCTGGACGAGGCGGGCCGCAACACCACCGTCTGGCCGGGGACGACGGGTGAGTTCCGGCGGCAGACCCGGTCGGTGGACCTCGCGGAGTACGACGTCGTCCGGGCCGGCGGCGGGCAGCGGGCCGCCGGGGCCGGCCGCGTCCCCGAGCAGCCCGGCCGCGCCGACCGCGAGACCGTGACCGCGGTCGCGGAGGCCGGACCCGTCGCCGAGGAGGCCGCGCGATGA
- a CDS encoding alpha/beta fold hydrolase, translating into MSRLLHRDTVPPVPAAELTARSADGSRVHVELHGPEDAPAVVLAHGWTCNTRFWDAQIRDLAADHRVIAYDQRGHGLTPEPGPGGYSTNALADDLEAVLAAALAPGRKAVLAGHSMGGMTVMAAAERPGLREHAAAVLLCSTGAERLAAEARVLPFRAGALRTRLTTAVLGAKAPLGPVNPVSRKILKYATMGRGSAPDRVDACARVVHACPRRARVEWGHVLAELDLAAGVRALRVPTAVIAGTDDRLTPPVHARAIADALPAGLGLTELTGMGHMTPVEAPEAVSAKIRELVIRYVATGAAATAEKEDVA; encoded by the coding sequence ATGAGCCGGCTCCTGCACCGCGACACCGTGCCGCCCGTGCCCGCCGCCGAGCTGACCGCCCGCTCCGCCGACGGTTCGCGCGTCCACGTCGAACTGCACGGCCCCGAGGACGCGCCCGCCGTCGTCCTCGCCCACGGCTGGACCTGCAACACCCGCTTCTGGGACGCCCAGATCCGCGACCTGGCCGCCGACCACCGCGTCATCGCCTACGACCAGCGCGGCCACGGGCTCACCCCCGAGCCCGGCCCCGGCGGCTACAGCACGAACGCGCTCGCCGACGACCTCGAAGCGGTCCTCGCCGCGGCGCTCGCCCCGGGCCGCAAGGCGGTGCTCGCCGGGCACTCCATGGGCGGGATGACGGTGATGGCGGCGGCCGAGCGCCCCGGGCTGCGCGAGCACGCCGCCGCCGTGCTGCTGTGCTCCACCGGGGCTGAGCGGCTGGCCGCCGAGGCCCGGGTCCTGCCGTTCCGCGCCGGTGCGCTGCGGACCCGGCTCACCACCGCCGTACTGGGCGCGAAAGCCCCCCTCGGCCCGGTGAACCCGGTCTCCAGGAAGATCCTCAAGTACGCCACGATGGGGCGGGGTTCGGCCCCGGACCGGGTCGACGCCTGCGCCCGTGTCGTGCACGCCTGTCCGCGCCGCGCCCGGGTGGAGTGGGGGCATGTGCTCGCCGAGCTGGATCTCGCCGCGGGCGTACGGGCGTTGCGGGTGCCCACCGCGGTGATCGCCGGCACGGACGACCGGCTGACCCCGCCGGTCCACGCCCGCGCCATCGCGGACGCCCTGCCGGCCGGCCTCGGCCTGACCGAGCTGACGGGCATGGGACACATGACGCCGGTCGAGGCCCCGGAGGCCGTTTCGGCGAAAATCAGGGAGCTGGTCATCCGGTACGTCGCCACGGGCGCGGCCGCCACGGCGGAGAAGGAGGATGTCGCATGA
- a CDS encoding SDR family oxidoreductase yields the protein MSGKRNLEGQVVVVTGAARGVGELLARKLSARGATLALVGLEPDELKQVSARLHGESGHWFADVTDHAAMARVAQEVKERFGKVDVVVANAGVAAGGPFAESDPDAWRRVIEVNLIGGAVTGRAFLPVLTESRGYFLQIASLAAITPAPMMTAYCASKSGVEAFAHSLRAEVGYKGVKVGVGYLSWTDTDMVRGADQDDVMRELRQRLPWPMNRTYPLGPAVDRIVDGIARRSPHVYAQWWLRGMQSVRGYLPSVIALGGQREMRRFEPRLHTVPKGLVGAGGAADQDARADRT from the coding sequence ATGAGCGGCAAGCGGAATCTGGAGGGCCAGGTCGTCGTCGTCACCGGCGCGGCCCGGGGCGTGGGCGAACTGCTCGCCCGCAAGCTGTCCGCACGCGGGGCGACCCTCGCGCTCGTCGGCCTGGAGCCGGACGAGCTGAAGCAGGTGTCGGCACGTCTGCACGGCGAGAGCGGCCACTGGTTCGCCGACGTCACCGACCACGCGGCGATGGCCCGGGTCGCACAGGAGGTCAAGGAACGATTCGGCAAGGTCGACGTGGTCGTCGCCAACGCGGGCGTCGCCGCGGGCGGCCCGTTCGCCGAGTCCGACCCGGACGCCTGGCGGCGAGTCATCGAGGTCAACCTCATCGGAGGGGCCGTCACGGGCCGGGCCTTCCTGCCGGTGCTGACGGAGAGCCGCGGCTACTTCCTGCAGATAGCGTCTCTGGCCGCGATCACACCGGCCCCGATGATGACCGCGTACTGCGCGTCCAAGTCGGGCGTCGAGGCCTTCGCGCACAGCCTGCGTGCCGAGGTCGGTTACAAGGGCGTCAAGGTCGGCGTCGGCTACCTCTCCTGGACCGACACCGACATGGTGCGCGGCGCGGACCAGGACGACGTGATGCGCGAGCTGCGGCAGCGGCTGCCGTGGCCGATGAACCGCACCTACCCGCTCGGCCCGGCCGTCGACCGGATCGTGGACGGCATCGCGCGCCGCTCCCCGCACGTGTACGCCCAGTGGTGGCTGCGCGGGATGCAGTCGGTCCGCGGCTACCTGCCCTCGGTCATCGCGCTCGGCGGACAGCGTGAGATGCGGCGCTTCGAACCGCGCCTCCACACCGTGCCCAAGGGCCTGGTGGGGGCCGGGGGCGCGGCGGACCAGGATGCGCGCGCGGACCGGACCTGA
- a CDS encoding aromatic ring-hydroxylating dioxygenase subunit alpha, whose protein sequence is MTENRSDRIARGRPGNGPGPAPAPHDLRRIGAAPDFWYPVALSRNVRKEGVAAAVFAGERIALYRARSGAVHALEDRCAHRQVPLSMGVVDGETLRCCYHAWAYRGDGRISQIPYLAKGDARPPRGVRAYPVREAYGLVFVFPGAPEKAALTPLPDIPAHASPRYRTMTFSRTVRCHYSFLHENLLDMNHQFLHRGVVGRLQPKLLGYESGPASVEARYLFTHTGGKRNRSAGLLAAEGLGGRPSSDVMTIRTEYPYQTLDLVPEKADHPALRLWAVYVPEDAQQRVCHAYGLLMIEKPRVSAALTVAWPFIRHFTERVFAEDRMAVEAEQRAWDEQGEDRNHEVFSLILDVRDVLRANGVPL, encoded by the coding sequence ATGACCGAGAACCGCTCGGACCGGATCGCGCGCGGCCGGCCCGGCAACGGCCCCGGCCCGGCCCCCGCCCCGCACGACCTGCGGCGGATCGGGGCCGCCCCGGACTTCTGGTATCCGGTCGCCCTCTCCCGGAACGTACGGAAGGAAGGGGTGGCGGCGGCCGTGTTCGCCGGGGAGCGCATCGCGCTGTACCGGGCCCGGAGCGGTGCCGTCCACGCACTGGAGGACCGGTGCGCGCACCGGCAGGTGCCGCTGAGCATGGGCGTCGTCGACGGTGAGACGCTGCGCTGCTGCTACCACGCCTGGGCCTACCGCGGCGACGGCCGCATCTCGCAGATCCCCTACCTCGCCAAGGGCGACGCCCGGCCGCCGCGCGGAGTGCGGGCCTATCCGGTGCGCGAGGCGTACGGCCTGGTGTTCGTCTTCCCGGGCGCCCCGGAGAAGGCGGCGCTCACCCCGCTGCCGGACATCCCGGCCCACGCCTCGCCGCGGTACCGGACGATGACGTTCTCGCGGACCGTGCGCTGCCACTACTCGTTCCTGCACGAGAACCTGCTCGACATGAACCACCAGTTCCTCCACCGGGGCGTGGTCGGCAGGCTCCAGCCGAAGCTGCTGGGATACGAGAGCGGCCCGGCCTCGGTGGAGGCCCGCTACCTCTTCACCCACACCGGGGGCAAGCGCAACCGCAGCGCGGGCCTGCTCGCCGCCGAGGGGCTCGGCGGCCGGCCGTCCAGCGACGTCATGACCATCCGCACCGAGTACCCCTACCAGACGCTGGACCTGGTTCCGGAGAAGGCCGACCACCCGGCCCTGCGCCTCTGGGCGGTGTACGTCCCCGAGGACGCCCAGCAGCGCGTCTGTCACGCGTACGGACTGCTCATGATCGAGAAGCCGAGGGTCTCCGCCGCCCTGACCGTGGCCTGGCCGTTCATCCGGCACTTCACCGAACGGGTCTTCGCGGAGGACCGCATGGCCGTCGAGGCCGAGCAGCGGGCGTGGGACGAGCAGGGCGAGGACCGCAACCACGAGGTCTTCTCACTGATCCTGGACGTCCGCGACGTCCTGCGCGCGAACGGCGTCCCGCTGTAA